The DNA region GTCCTTTCCTCCTTTTCTGCACCGCCGCCGGAGCTGGTGGCGGAGGCCGATTTGCTGCGCGAACGGGTCGCGGTGACGGTTCAAGGGCTCCTCGGGCTGATCGGAATCGATGCCGATCCGGTGCAGAGCCGCGAGCACATCCTGCTCGCCAATCTCTTCGAGCGGGCCTGGCGCAGCGGCCTCGACCTCGATCTCGGTCAGCTCATCCATCAGGTGCAGAACCCGCCGATGCAGAAGGTCGGCGTGCTGCCGATCGACTCCTTCTTCCCGCAGAAGGATCGCTTCGGCCTCGCCATGGCGCTCAACAACCTGCTCGCCTCGCCGGGTTTCTCGACCTGGATGTCGGGCGAGCCCCTGGACGTCGACCGTCTGCTCTACAACCCCGAGGGCAAGCCGCGGGTGGCGATCTTCTCGATCGCCCATCTCGGCGACGCGGAGCGCATGTTCTTCGTCACCCTGCTGCTCAACCAGACCCTCGGCTGGATGCGCAGCCGGCCGGGGACCTCGAGCCTGCGCGCCCTGCTCTACATGGACGAGGTCTTCGGCTACCTGCCGCCGGTGGCCAATCCGCCCTCGAAGCAGCCGCTCCTCACCATGCTCAAACAGGCCCGCGCCTTCGGCCTCGGGTTGGTGCTGGCGACCCAGAACCCGGTCGACCTCGATTACAAGGCCCTGTCGAACATCGGCACCTGGTTTCTCGGCCGCCTGCAGACGGAGCGCGACAAGGCACGAGTGCTCGATGGCCTCGAAGGAGCGGCGGCGAGCGCGGCGGGCTTCGATCGCCAGGCGATGGAGGAGATTCTGGCGGGCCTCGGCAAGCGCGTCTTTCTGCTCCACAACGTCCACGAGGACGGCCCCGAGATCTTCCAGACGCGCTGGGCGATGTCCTACTTGAGGGGGCCGCTGACGCGCTCCCAGATCGATCGCCTGACGCCCGAGGAGGCACCTCCGGCGACGGCCCCGGCGGCTGCGGTGACCGCGGCGCCGGCACCGGAAGCGATTCCAGCACCCGCCCCCCCGGCCACCGCGCCGCCACCGCGGCCGGTTCTGCCGGCGGCGATCGAGCAGCGTTTTCTCGCCCTGCGGGGCCGACCGGGCTCGGACCTCACCTACCAGCCGGCCCTCCTCGGCCTCGGCCGGGTGCACTTCGTCGATAGCCGCAAGGAGGTCGACGAGAGCGAGGAGGTGGCGCTGCTCGCCGAGCTGCCGGCGGACGTGGCCGCCGTCGACTGGTACGAGGCGCGGCAGACGGAGCTGCGCCTCGAAGATCTCGAGGATGAACCGGCAATCCCGACGGCGGCCTTCGCCGAGCTGTCCGCCGCCGCCGGCTCGCAGCGCAGCTACACCTCTTGGAAGAGAGCCTTCTCCGATGCCCTCTATCGCGAGCGCCGCCTCACCCTGCATCGCTGCCCGAGCCTGAAGATGGTGTCGGCGGCGGGCGAGAGCGAACGCGACTTCCGCATTCGGCTGGGAGATCAGGCGCGCGAGGCGCGAGACCAGGCGGTCGACAAGCTGCGCGACAAGGCCGAAAAGAAGCTCGACACCCTCGCCGAGCGCAAGCGCAAGGCAGAGCAGGCGGTCGAGCGCGAGCGCGATCAGGCCCGCGATGCCAAGCTGCAG from Acidobacteriota bacterium includes:
- a CDS encoding DUF87 domain-containing protein, which gives rise to MSLQADIYEKLGAFYLGRPYDLKTGEGQDEALLYDSKDLLTHAVCVGMTGSGKTGLCVCLLEEAAMDGVPALIIDPKGDLGNLLLTFPDLSPEEFRPWVDEDAARRAGKTPEEFAAAQAELWRNGLGQWGQTGERIRRLREKADFAIYTPGSDAGRPVSVLSSFSAPPPELVAEADLLRERVAVTVQGLLGLIGIDADPVQSREHILLANLFERAWRSGLDLDLGQLIHQVQNPPMQKVGVLPIDSFFPQKDRFGLAMALNNLLASPGFSTWMSGEPLDVDRLLYNPEGKPRVAIFSIAHLGDAERMFFVTLLLNQTLGWMRSRPGTSSLRALLYMDEVFGYLPPVANPPSKQPLLTMLKQARAFGLGLVLATQNPVDLDYKALSNIGTWFLGRLQTERDKARVLDGLEGAAASAAGFDRQAMEEILAGLGKRVFLLHNVHEDGPEIFQTRWAMSYLRGPLTRSQIDRLTPEEAPPATAPAAAVTAAPAPEAIPAPAPPATAPPPRPVLPAAIEQRFLALRGRPGSDLTYQPALLGLGRVHFVDSRKEVDESEEVALLAELPADVAAVDWYEARQTELRLEDLEDEPAIPTAAFAELSAAAGSQRSYTSWKRAFSDALYRERRLTLHRCPSLKMVSAAGESERDFRIRLGDQAREARDQAVDKLRDKAEKKLDTLAERKRKAEQAVERERDQARDAKLQTAVALGSSLLGALFGGRKRSLSTAVRGVGRSYKQGQDVGRAQENVASYERQMAELQADLEAEIDALKERYDPQLLELDTVEVKPRRTDIEVRLVALAWVPTVAGQPAW